A window of the Oscillospiraceae bacterium NTUH-002-81 genome harbors these coding sequences:
- a CDS encoding DUF3656 domain-containing protein translates to MRKGQPELLAPAGSYEGVKAAAAAGADAVYTGGTKFSARAFARNLSEEQLLQAIDELHLQGKKLYLTLNTLLKNQEMDAVADYIGPLYEQGLDGVIIQDLGVLEYLRRTFPGLALHASTQMTITGLSGIRFLEQMGVKRTVLARELSVREIAEICHHTDMEIECFVHGALCYCYSGQCLMSSLLGGRSGNRGRCAQPCRLPYQVTDGSKRLNKKDAPYVLSPRDICLLPLLPELIDAGVTSFKIEGRMKRAEYTAGVVHIYRKYMDLYGKAGRAGYRVDPKDMELLEKLYTRSGFSEGYAHQHNGAAMITASKPDYAPADEALFEKFRALYEGKTVQLPVSGHAVVRKGQPVTLEVRCREVGARGEGAVVQQAMKQPLSEEKVRSQLTKTGGTTFAFAELTLDMEPDVFLPVQELNALRRTALEQLETKLLAGWRRVRPAGHMEAANRMAGVDRSSICVKRSDKRQANETDGCWVPVLTASVETAAQLQAVLETPDIADVYLSSRLFFPTEAKRGQHPETALFQMYGEQVHRAGKQCFYTMPEIFREEMVSQYAQLIPTLREAGFDGVLVHGMDELEWCREGGCQGELRSDASAYVMNREANAVMQRYVSRTTLSVEANEKELRHTDASASEMIVYGYLPLMVSAQCVNQTLRRCSQKEETRMLVDRYQKQFPVKKDCSVCMNIIYNSTPLVLLDLVPAIEKIAPKSIRLAFSQENAKETRQVLQACTDAFLKGKTVDPGTLCREYTRGHFRRGVD, encoded by the coding sequence ATGAGGAAAGGACAACCGGAGCTTCTGGCACCGGCAGGCTCCTATGAAGGGGTGAAGGCCGCCGCTGCCGCAGGGGCGGATGCCGTCTACACCGGCGGAACGAAGTTCAGTGCCCGGGCATTTGCCAGGAACCTTTCGGAAGAGCAGCTGCTGCAGGCGATAGACGAACTGCATCTGCAGGGGAAAAAGCTGTATCTGACGCTGAATACCCTGCTGAAAAATCAGGAGATGGACGCGGTTGCGGATTATATCGGTCCCCTGTATGAGCAGGGCCTGGATGGCGTGATCATTCAGGATCTGGGGGTGCTGGAATATCTGCGCAGGACTTTCCCGGGACTGGCGCTGCATGCCAGCACGCAGATGACCATTACCGGCCTTTCCGGGATCCGTTTTCTGGAGCAGATGGGTGTGAAACGGACGGTGCTGGCAAGAGAACTGTCCGTCCGGGAGATTGCAGAGATCTGTCACCATACCGATATGGAGATCGAGTGCTTCGTCCACGGGGCGCTCTGTTACTGTTATTCCGGGCAGTGCCTCATGAGCAGCCTGCTGGGCGGCAGAAGCGGCAACCGGGGACGCTGTGCCCAGCCCTGCCGTCTGCCGTATCAGGTGACGGATGGCAGCAAGCGTCTGAACAAAAAGGATGCGCCCTATGTGTTAAGTCCCAGGGATATCTGTCTGCTGCCGCTGCTGCCGGAGCTCATCGACGCAGGGGTAACCTCTTTTAAGATTGAGGGGCGCATGAAGCGGGCAGAATATACAGCAGGGGTCGTGCATATTTATCGGAAATACATGGATCTCTATGGGAAAGCGGGCCGCGCCGGTTACCGGGTGGATCCGAAAGATATGGAACTTCTGGAAAAATTATATACGAGAAGCGGATTCTCCGAAGGCTATGCGCATCAGCATAACGGCGCAGCCATGATCACTGCTTCCAAACCGGATTATGCCCCGGCAGATGAAGCACTTTTTGAAAAGTTCCGGGCGCTGTATGAGGGGAAAACCGTGCAGCTGCCGGTGAGCGGACATGCCGTGGTGCGAAAAGGCCAGCCGGTGACGCTGGAGGTGCGGTGCCGGGAGGTGGGTGCCCGGGGAGAGGGCGCGGTGGTACAGCAGGCCATGAAACAGCCTTTATCGGAAGAAAAGGTTAGAAGCCAGCTGACGAAGACCGGCGGAACTACATTTGCTTTTGCGGAGCTGACGCTGGATATGGAGCCGGATGTGTTCCTGCCTGTGCAGGAGTTAAATGCCCTGCGAAGAACTGCCCTGGAGCAGCTGGAGACAAAGCTGCTGGCCGGATGGCGGCGGGTGCGGCCTGCCGGTCACATGGAAGCGGCAAACAGAATGGCCGGTGTCGATCGGTCATCCATATGTGTGAAACGGAGCGATAAACGACAGGCAAATGAGACAGATGGTTGCTGGGTTCCGGTGCTTACCGCTTCTGTGGAGACAGCAGCGCAGCTGCAGGCAGTGCTGGAAACACCGGACATTGCCGACGTGTATCTGTCCAGCCGGTTATTTTTCCCGACAGAGGCAAAGCGGGGACAGCACCCGGAAACCGCTCTTTTCCAGATGTACGGCGAACAGGTGCACCGGGCCGGAAAACAGTGCTTTTACACGATGCCGGAGATTTTCCGTGAGGAGATGGTTTCCCAGTACGCGCAACTGATTCCTACGCTTCGGGAGGCCGGATTTGACGGCGTTCTCGTTCACGGCATGGATGAGCTGGAATGGTGCAGGGAAGGCGGCTGTCAGGGAGAACTCCGGTCGGATGCGTCTGCCTATGTTATGAATCGGGAAGCAAATGCAGTGATGCAGCGCTATGTGTCACGGACAACCCTTTCTGTGGAGGCCAACGAGAAGGAGCTGCGCCACACGGATGCGTCGGCCAGCGAGATGATCGTTTACGGCTATCTGCCGCTGATGGTGTCGGCCCAGTGTGTGAACCAGACGCTGCGCCGCTGCAGCCAGAAGGAAGAGACGCGGATGCTGGTGGATCGTTACCAGAAGCAGTTCCCGGTGAAAAAGGACTGTTCCGTCTGTATGAACATCATTTACAACAGCACGCCGCTGGTGCTTCTGGACTTGGTGCCCGCCATTGAAAAGATCGCACCGAAAAGCATCCGTCTGGCGTTCAGCCAGGAAAATGCGAAAGAAACAAGACAGGTGCTGCAGGCATGTACGGATGCGTTTCTGAAAGGAAAGACCGTGGATCCCGGAACGCTCTGTAGAGAATATACAAGAGGACATTTTCGCCGCGGCGTGGATTAG
- the ruvA gene encoding Holliday junction branch migration protein RuvA, protein MISYLYGEVAETGENLLILDVNGIGYEINTTAAACELLGAQPGKVKLHTYMQVREDGISLFGFPTRDELAVFKLVIGVSGIGPKGALALLSALSADELRFAVASGDAKAICRAPGIGTRTAQRIILELKDKLSLPDFFSEGEPLTGGGVPTEAGGATAKNEAIQALVALGYSNADAVLAVKKAGDTTGLDTEGILKLALKQMALF, encoded by the coding sequence ATGATCTCATATTTATATGGAGAGGTGGCAGAGACGGGAGAGAATCTGCTGATCCTGGATGTGAATGGCATTGGCTACGAAATAAATACCACGGCGGCGGCCTGCGAACTGCTGGGGGCACAGCCGGGGAAGGTGAAACTGCACACATACATGCAGGTGAGAGAGGACGGGATCTCCCTTTTCGGGTTTCCCACCCGGGATGAGCTGGCGGTGTTCAAGCTGGTCATCGGCGTCAGCGGCATCGGCCCCAAGGGGGCGCTGGCGTTGCTTTCTGCGCTTTCGGCGGACGAACTGCGGTTTGCCGTGGCTTCCGGGGATGCCAAGGCTATCTGCCGGGCACCGGGCATCGGCACCAGAACCGCACAGCGCATCATTCTGGAATTGAAGGACAAGCTGTCCCTGCCGGATTTCTTCTCCGAGGGAGAGCCGCTGACAGGAGGCGGTGTGCCGACAGAAGCAGGAGGCGCCACAGCGAAAAACGAGGCCATCCAGGCACTGGTGGCACTGGGATATTCCAACGCGGACGCGGTGCTGGCAGTGAAGAAGGCCGGGGATACTACCGGGCTGGATACCGAAGGCATTTTAAAGCTTGCCTTAAAACAGATGGCGCTGTTCTAA
- a CDS encoding FtsW/RodA/SpoVE family cell cycle protein: MTNLIVELAKYIFIVLICFYTYQSFNVFRTHDIRKQNKIFLNQNYLMFLMHLMGYLVIYIKTDDLKVWVFYGAQVVLLAGMLLFYALVYKRSSRLLTNNVCMLLTISFIILTRIDFDSSVRQFRIVVASAVISAVIPALIRRVRVFRSMEWLYAGVGVAALGIVALFGFTSYGANLSFTIAGVTVQPSEFVKLLFVFFVASRFQKSKELKDVLITSAVAALHVIILVLSRDLGMALIFFVVYMSMLYAGTKNKPLTAAGLLGGGVASVAAYHLFSHVRVRVQVWKDPFGNYDNGGYQVAQSLFAIGTGGWFGMGLFQGSPSKIPVVKKDFIFSAIVEEMGGIFGICLILICLSCFVMFVNISIQLKDEFYQLVALGLGVSYAFQVFLTIGGGIKFIPLTGVTLPLISMGGSSMLSTLMMFAVIQGMYILREDEGEEVEREPKQQKASGRKKRTAAGGTGNSGSGKRRREEKAAGPKRHPAQGQRQEGR, from the coding sequence ATGACCAATCTGATCGTGGAACTGGCGAAATACATTTTTATCGTGCTGATCTGTTTTTATACCTATCAGAGCTTCAATGTATTTCGCACACATGATATCCGAAAACAGAATAAAATTTTCCTGAATCAGAATTATCTGATGTTTCTCATGCACCTGATGGGGTATCTTGTCATCTACATCAAGACCGATGATTTGAAGGTATGGGTATTCTACGGGGCACAAGTGGTGCTGCTGGCGGGGATGCTGCTGTTTTATGCACTAGTATATAAGCGCAGCTCAAGGCTGCTGACCAACAACGTCTGCATGCTGCTGACCATCAGCTTTATCATTCTGACGCGCATTGATTTTGACTCCTCGGTGCGGCAGTTCCGTATCGTGGTGGCATCGGCTGTCATCAGCGCGGTGATCCCCGCGCTGATCCGCCGGGTACGCGTGTTCCGTTCCATGGAATGGCTGTACGCGGGCGTGGGCGTGGCGGCACTGGGCATTGTGGCCCTTTTCGGTTTCACCAGCTACGGGGCCAATCTTTCCTTTACGATTGCCGGTGTCACGGTGCAGCCGTCGGAATTTGTGAAGCTGCTGTTTGTCTTTTTCGTGGCATCCCGGTTCCAGAAGTCCAAGGAGCTGAAAGACGTGCTCATCACCTCCGCGGTGGCGGCACTGCATGTGATCATCCTGGTGCTTTCCCGGGATCTGGGAATGGCGCTGATCTTTTTTGTGGTGTACATGTCCATGCTTTATGCGGGAACAAAGAACAAACCGCTGACGGCGGCGGGACTGCTGGGCGGCGGCGTGGCTTCCGTGGCGGCATATCATCTGTTTTCCCATGTGCGGGTGCGGGTACAGGTGTGGAAGGATCCCTTTGGCAACTATGACAATGGCGGCTATCAGGTGGCCCAGTCGCTGTTCGCCATCGGTACCGGCGGATGGTTCGGTATGGGCCTGTTCCAGGGTTCCCCCTCCAAGATCCCGGTGGTGAAGAAGGATTTTATCTTTTCCGCCATTGTGGAGGAGATGGGCGGGATCTTCGGCATCTGCCTGATCCTTATCTGCCTGAGCTGTTTTGTCATGTTTGTGAATATTTCCATCCAGTTAAAGGATGAGTTTTATCAGCTGGTCGCTCTGGGTCTGGGCGTGTCTTATGCGTTTCAGGTATTTCTGACCATCGGCGGCGGCATCAAGTTCATTCCGCTCACCGGTGTGACCCTGCCGCTGATCAGCATGGGCGGAAGCTCCATGCTCAGTACACTGATGATGTTTGCTGTGATTCAGGGAATGTATATCCTGAGGGAAGATGAAGGTGAAGAGGTTGAAAGAGAGCCCAAACAACAGAAAGCATCCGGCAGGAAAAAGCGGACAGCTGCCGGAGGAACTGGAAATTCTGGATCTGGAAAACGAAGAAGAGAAGAAAAAGCTGCCGGACCGAAGAGGCACCCGGCCCAAGGGCAGAGACAGGAAGGGCGGTAA
- a CDS encoding NusG domain II-containing protein: protein MRKNDWILAGGVLVIALAFYLINSFVIHSSGASVTVTVDGDVYGTYSLAEAHEIDINGTNHLSIHDGEADMTDADCPDKLCVHQRAISRDRETIVCLPNRVVVEVTGAEEPAFDSIAK from the coding sequence ATGAGGAAAAATGACTGGATACTGGCCGGGGGTGTGCTGGTGATCGCCCTTGCCTTTTATCTGATCAACAGTTTTGTCATCCATTCTTCCGGCGCCAGCGTGACGGTGACGGTGGATGGAGACGTATATGGCACGTATTCCCTGGCGGAGGCACATGAGATCGACATCAACGGAACGAATCACCTGTCTATCCATGACGGAGAGGCGGATATGACGGATGCAGACTGCCCGGACAAGCTTTGTGTCCACCAGCGGGCGATTTCCAGAGACCGGGAGACCATCGTCTGCCTGCCCAACCGCGTGGTGGTGGAAGTGACAGGGGCAGAGGAGCCTGCCTTTGACTCTATCGCAAAGTAG
- the ruvB gene encoding Holliday junction branch migration DNA helicase RuvB: protein MARRIITTEAITEELPMENHLRPQLLKDYIGQEKARTNLRIYIDAAKARGEALDHVLFYGPPGLGKTTLAGIIANEMGVNMKITSGPAIEKPGEMAAILNNLQEGDVLFVDEIHRLNRQVEEVLYPAMEDFAIDIMIGKGASARSVRLDLPKFTLVGATTRAGMLTAPLRDRFGVIHRLEFYTTEELKTIILRSAQVLQVPIEENGAYELARRSRGTPRLANRLLKRVRDFAQIKYDGVITEEVAKFALDLLEVDKYGLDHIDRNILLTLIEKFAGGPAGLDTLAAAIGEDAGTLEEVYEPYLIKNGYLNRTPRGRAVTALAYQRLGLPAPEQA, encoded by the coding sequence ATGGCACGAAGAATTATCACAACAGAGGCGATCACAGAAGAGCTCCCGATGGAGAATCATCTGCGGCCGCAGCTTTTGAAGGATTATATCGGACAGGAAAAGGCGCGGACAAATCTGCGCATTTATATTGATGCGGCCAAGGCCAGAGGAGAGGCGCTGGATCACGTGCTGTTCTACGGCCCGCCGGGACTGGGCAAAACGACGCTGGCAGGCATCATCGCCAATGAGATGGGCGTGAACATGAAGATCACCTCTGGCCCGGCCATCGAAAAGCCGGGGGAGATGGCAGCCATCCTGAATAACCTCCAGGAGGGGGATGTGCTGTTTGTGGATGAGATCCACCGGCTGAACCGGCAGGTGGAGGAGGTGCTCTATCCGGCCATGGAGGATTTTGCCATCGACATCATGATCGGCAAAGGGGCTTCCGCCCGGTCTGTCCGTCTGGATCTGCCGAAATTTACGCTGGTGGGCGCCACCACCCGGGCGGGCATGCTGACTGCGCCGCTGCGGGATCGTTTCGGCGTCATTCACCGGCTGGAATTTTATACCACCGAAGAGTTGAAAACCATCATTCTGCGTTCTGCCCAGGTGCTGCAGGTGCCCATTGAGGAAAATGGCGCCTATGAGCTGGCGAGACGTTCCCGGGGAACGCCGCGTCTGGCCAACCGCCTGTTAAAGCGGGTGCGGGATTTTGCCCAGATCAAGTATGACGGCGTCATCACCGAAGAGGTGGCAAAGTTTGCCCTGGATCTTTTGGAGGTGGACAAATATGGTCTGGATCACATCGACCGGAACATTTTGCTGACGCTCATTGAGAAGTTTGCAGGCGGCCCGGCCGGGCTGGATACGCTGGCGGCGGCCATCGGGGAGGATGCGGGAACGCTGGAAGAGGTGTATGAACCGTACCTCATCAAGAACGGCTACCTGAACCGCACGCCCAGAGGCCGGGCAGTGACGGCGCTGGCCTATCAGCGTCTCGGACTTCCGGCGCCGGAGCAGGCCTGA
- a CDS encoding Gx transporter family protein, with translation MKKYHPAYFGVYLALALILSYVESLIPFYFGIPGVKLGLTNLVIVLVLYQLGFGPAMVLSCARVFLAGFLFGNLYSILYSLAGGVLSLLVMALVKKTGKLSIAGVSICGGIFHNVGQILVAMVVVENMSIAYYMPVLLISGVITGCLIGIAAGEVKRRLLGMNAGRQED, from the coding sequence ATGAAGAAATATCATCCGGCCTATTTTGGCGTTTATCTGGCGCTGGCCCTGATCTTAAGTTATGTGGAATCGCTGATTCCGTTTTATTTTGGTATCCCCGGGGTGAAGCTGGGACTGACGAATCTGGTCATTGTCCTGGTGCTTTATCAGCTGGGATTTGGCCCTGCCATGGTGCTGTCCTGTGCCAGAGTATTTCTGGCGGGATTTCTGTTCGGCAACCTGTACAGCATTTTGTACAGCCTGGCCGGTGGCGTGTTGAGCCTGCTGGTGATGGCGCTGGTGAAGAAGACCGGGAAACTGAGCATTGCCGGGGTGAGCATCTGCGGCGGCATTTTCCACAATGTGGGGCAGATCCTGGTAGCTATGGTGGTGGTGGAGAATATGAGCATTGCCTATTACATGCCGGTTCTTCTTATTTCCGGTGTTATTACCGGCTGCCTCATCGGCATTGCCGCCGGGGAGGTAAAGCGCCGTCTGCTAGGCATGAATGCCGGACGGCAGGAAGATTGA
- the zapA gene encoding cell division protein ZapA, giving the protein MISKNIAEVLIGGKIVKLSGYESAEYLQKIASYINGKINEFNELDGFKRQSLDYRNLLIELNIADDYFKAKKQADTLMKEYEGKDKEIYDLKHDLVASRLKYEETEKKNRNLKQEIDSLQKKLVRLETELASANAAGGAGVPKK; this is encoded by the coding sequence ATGATATCAAAGAACATTGCTGAGGTACTGATCGGCGGAAAGATTGTCAAATTAAGCGGATATGAGAGTGCGGAATATCTCCAGAAGATCGCCTCTTACATAAATGGGAAGATCAATGAATTCAATGAGCTGGATGGCTTCAAGCGGCAGTCACTGGATTACCGCAATCTGCTCATCGAGCTGAACATTGCCGATGATTATTTCAAGGCAAAGAAGCAGGCCGATACGCTCATGAAGGAGTATGAGGGCAAGGATAAGGAGATCTATGACCTGAAACACGATCTGGTGGCTTCCCGGTTGAAATACGAGGAGACGGAGAAGAAGAACCGGAATCTGAAGCAGGAGATCGACAGTCTGCAGAAGAAGCTGGTGCGGCTGGAGACAGAGCTTGCCAGTGCCAATGCGGCCGGCGGTGCGGGCGTACCGAAGAAATAA